Proteins encoded in a region of the Patagioenas fasciata isolate bPatFas1 chromosome 21, bPatFas1.hap1, whole genome shotgun sequence genome:
- the USP49 gene encoding ubiquitin carboxyl-terminal hydrolase 49 isoform X1, which produces MDRCKHVRRLRLAQDHSILNPQKWHCVDCRTTESLWACLKCSHVACGTYIEEHALKHFEETRHPLAMEVNDLYVFCYLCEDYVLNDNPEGDLKLLRSSLSAIRSQKHDPSTRSGRTLRSMALGEDVCRHPRSPQGQSQMLTALWHRRQALLAKALRTWFDKSSRGQLKLKQKQQMEELEKKKEAARQRRQEMKRQLLEELANTPPRKSARLLSHAHRDNLIPRKFREVAAASPTSRQVQSSRFKQFYSIRRKPLMTPGVTGLRNLGNTCYMNSILQVLSHLQKFRECFLTLDLCETEELLAKTVNGKSRMPGKLANGSAANEPGRTDKVGPCGAQGLPAALNGGSSISRSLELIQPKEPSSKHISLCHELHTLFRVMWSGKWALVSPFAMLHSVWSLIPAFRGYDQQDAQEFLCELLDKVQQELESEGTKRRILIPFSQRKLTKQVLKVVNTIFHGQLLSQVTCITCNYKSNTVEPFWDLSLEFPERYHSMEKGLVPVNQTECMLTEMLAKFTETEALEGRIYACDQCNSKRRKSSPKPLVLSEAKKQLMIYRLPQVLRLHLKRFRWSERNHREKIGVHVLFDQVLNMEPYCCRDSLSSLDKETFVYDLSAVVMHHGKGFGSGHYTAYCYNTEGGFWVHCNDSKLNVCSVEEVCKTQAYILFYTQRTVQDKARISEKQLQAQVPSKHSDKDRRLTFP; this is translated from the exons ATGGATAGATGCAAACATGTTAGGCGGCTACGACTCGCCCAGGACCACTCGATCCTGAACCCGCAGAAGTGGCACTGCGTGGACTGCCGCACCACCGAGTCCCTCTGGGCTTGTCTCAAGTGCTCCCACGTGGCGTGCGGGACGTACATCGAGGAGCATGCCCTCAAACACTTCGAAGAGACCAGGCACCCGCTGGCCATGGAGGTCAACGATCTCTATGTCTTTTGTTACCTTTGTGAAGATTACGTCTTGAACGATAACCCGGAGGGCGACTTGAAGTTGCTGAGAAGTTCTCTGTCGGCGATTAGAAGTCAAAAACATGATCCGTCGACACGGAGCGGCAGGACGTTGCGATCGATGGCTTTGGGAGAGGACGTGTGCCGCCACCCACGGAGCCCTCAGGGACAGTCTCAGATGCTCACCGCGCTCTGGCACCGGCGCCAGGCCCTGCTTGCCAAGGCGCTGCGGACCTGGTTCGATAAGAGCTCTAGGGGCCAGCTGAAActgaaacaaaagcagcaaatggaggagctggagaaaaagaaggaggcgGCTCGGCAGCGGCGGCAGGAGATGAAGAGGCAGCTCCTGGAGGAGCTGGCGAACACTCCTCCGCGCAAGAGCGCCCGGCTGCTGTCTCACGCGCACAGGGACAACTTGATTCCAAGGAAATTCAGGGAGGTGGCGGCCGCTTCTCCTACCTCAAGGCaggtgcagagcagcaggttCAAACAGTTTTATTCCATCCGGCGTAAGCCTCTGATGACTCCCGGGGTGACGGGTCTAAGGAACCTGGGAAACACGTGTTATATGAATTCTATTCTGCAAGTGCTAAGTCACCTCCAGAAATTTAGAGAATGTTTTCTGACACTTGATCTCTGTGAAACAGAAGAACTCTTAGCCAAAACTGTGAATGGGAAGTCTCGGATGCCTGGCAAATTGGCAAACGGGTCGGCCGCTAATGAGCCGGGGAGGACTGACAAAGTGGGACCCTGTGGCGCGCAGGGCCTGCCGGCTGCCTTAAACGGCGGCTCCTCCATAAGCCGGAGTTTAGAGCTCATACAGCCCAAGGAACCGAGTTCAAAGCACATCTCCCTCTGCCACGAGCTGCACACCCTGTTCAGAGTGATGTGGTCGGGGAAGTGGGCGCTGGTGTCGCCGTTCGCCATGCTGCACTCCGTGTGGAGCCTCATCCCCGCCTTCCGCGGCTACGACCAGCAGGACGCGCAGGAGTTCCTCTGCGAGCTGCTGGACaaagtgcagcaggagctggagtcGGAAGGAACCAAGCGCAGGATCCTCATCCCGTTCTCGCAGAGGAAGCTCACCAAGCAGGTCCTGAAGGTGGTGAACACCATTTTTCACGGGCAGTTGCTTAGTCAG GTCACCTGTATAACATGCAACTACAAATCCAACACGGTTGAGCCCTTTTGGGACCTTTCCCTGGAGTTCCCCGAGCGCTATCACTCGatggagaaggggctggtcccTGTGAACCAGACGGAGTGCATGCTGACCGAAATGCTGGCCAAGTTCACCGAGACGGAAGCCCTGGAGGGGAGGATATACGCGTGCGACCAGTGCAACA GCAAACGGCGAAAGTCTTCTCCGAAACCTCTTGTTTTGAGCGAAGCTAAAAAGCAGTTAATGATCTACAGGCTACCTCAGGTCCTCCGGCTGCACCTTAAACGCTTCAG GTGGTCTGAGCGCAATCACCGTGAGAAGATTGGGGTCCATGTCCTCTTTGACCAGGTATTAAACATGGAACCTTACTGCTGCAGGGACTCTCTCTCCTCTCTTGACAAAGAGACCTTTGTCTATGACCTCTCCGCTGTGGTGATGCATCACGGGAAAGGGTTTGGCTCAGGACACTACACAGCGTATTGCTACAACACGGAGGGAG GTTTTTGGGTCCACTGCAATGACTCCAAACTGAATGTATGTAGCGTGGAGGAGGTGTGCAAAACCCAGGCTTACATCCTTTTTTACACTCAAAGAACAGTGCAGGACAAAGCAAGAATCTCAGAAAAACAACTTCAAGCTCAGGTGCCGTCCAAACATAGCGATAAGGACAGGAGGCTGACGTTCCCGTGA
- the USP49 gene encoding ubiquitin carboxyl-terminal hydrolase 49 isoform X2 yields the protein MDRCKHVRRLRLAQDHSILNPQKWHCVDCRTTESLWACLKCSHVACGTYIEEHALKHFEETRHPLAMEVNDLYVFCYLCEDYVLNDNPEGDLKLLRSSLSAIRSQKHDPSTRSGRTLRSMALGEDVCRHPRSPQGQSQMLTALWHRRQALLAKALRTWFDKSSRGQLKLKQKQQMEELEKKKEAARQRRQEMKRQLLEELANTPPRKSARLLSHAHRDNLIPRKFREVAAASPTSRQVQSSRFKQFYSIRRKPLMTPGVTGLRNLGNTCYMNSILQVLSHLQKFRECFLTLDLCETEELLAKTVNGKSRMPGKLANGSAANEPGRTDKVGPCGAQGLPAALNGGSSISRSLELIQPKEPSSKHISLCHELHTLFRVMWSGKWALVSPFAMLHSVWSLIPAFRGYDQQDAQEFLCELLDKVQQELESEGTKRRILIPFSQRKLTKQVLKVVNTIFHGQLLSQVTCITCNYKSNTVEPFWDLSLEFPERYHSMEKGLVPVNQTECMLTEMLAKFTETEALEGRIYACDQCNSKRRKSSPKPLVLSEAKKQLMIYRLPQVLRLHLKRFRWSERNHREKIGVHVLFDQVFGSTAMTPN from the exons ATGGATAGATGCAAACATGTTAGGCGGCTACGACTCGCCCAGGACCACTCGATCCTGAACCCGCAGAAGTGGCACTGCGTGGACTGCCGCACCACCGAGTCCCTCTGGGCTTGTCTCAAGTGCTCCCACGTGGCGTGCGGGACGTACATCGAGGAGCATGCCCTCAAACACTTCGAAGAGACCAGGCACCCGCTGGCCATGGAGGTCAACGATCTCTATGTCTTTTGTTACCTTTGTGAAGATTACGTCTTGAACGATAACCCGGAGGGCGACTTGAAGTTGCTGAGAAGTTCTCTGTCGGCGATTAGAAGTCAAAAACATGATCCGTCGACACGGAGCGGCAGGACGTTGCGATCGATGGCTTTGGGAGAGGACGTGTGCCGCCACCCACGGAGCCCTCAGGGACAGTCTCAGATGCTCACCGCGCTCTGGCACCGGCGCCAGGCCCTGCTTGCCAAGGCGCTGCGGACCTGGTTCGATAAGAGCTCTAGGGGCCAGCTGAAActgaaacaaaagcagcaaatggaggagctggagaaaaagaaggaggcgGCTCGGCAGCGGCGGCAGGAGATGAAGAGGCAGCTCCTGGAGGAGCTGGCGAACACTCCTCCGCGCAAGAGCGCCCGGCTGCTGTCTCACGCGCACAGGGACAACTTGATTCCAAGGAAATTCAGGGAGGTGGCGGCCGCTTCTCCTACCTCAAGGCaggtgcagagcagcaggttCAAACAGTTTTATTCCATCCGGCGTAAGCCTCTGATGACTCCCGGGGTGACGGGTCTAAGGAACCTGGGAAACACGTGTTATATGAATTCTATTCTGCAAGTGCTAAGTCACCTCCAGAAATTTAGAGAATGTTTTCTGACACTTGATCTCTGTGAAACAGAAGAACTCTTAGCCAAAACTGTGAATGGGAAGTCTCGGATGCCTGGCAAATTGGCAAACGGGTCGGCCGCTAATGAGCCGGGGAGGACTGACAAAGTGGGACCCTGTGGCGCGCAGGGCCTGCCGGCTGCCTTAAACGGCGGCTCCTCCATAAGCCGGAGTTTAGAGCTCATACAGCCCAAGGAACCGAGTTCAAAGCACATCTCCCTCTGCCACGAGCTGCACACCCTGTTCAGAGTGATGTGGTCGGGGAAGTGGGCGCTGGTGTCGCCGTTCGCCATGCTGCACTCCGTGTGGAGCCTCATCCCCGCCTTCCGCGGCTACGACCAGCAGGACGCGCAGGAGTTCCTCTGCGAGCTGCTGGACaaagtgcagcaggagctggagtcGGAAGGAACCAAGCGCAGGATCCTCATCCCGTTCTCGCAGAGGAAGCTCACCAAGCAGGTCCTGAAGGTGGTGAACACCATTTTTCACGGGCAGTTGCTTAGTCAG GTCACCTGTATAACATGCAACTACAAATCCAACACGGTTGAGCCCTTTTGGGACCTTTCCCTGGAGTTCCCCGAGCGCTATCACTCGatggagaaggggctggtcccTGTGAACCAGACGGAGTGCATGCTGACCGAAATGCTGGCCAAGTTCACCGAGACGGAAGCCCTGGAGGGGAGGATATACGCGTGCGACCAGTGCAACA GCAAACGGCGAAAGTCTTCTCCGAAACCTCTTGTTTTGAGCGAAGCTAAAAAGCAGTTAATGATCTACAGGCTACCTCAGGTCCTCCGGCTGCACCTTAAACGCTTCAG GTGGTCTGAGCGCAATCACCGTGAGAAGATTGGGGTCCATGTCCTCTTTGACCAG GTTTTTGGGTCCACTGCAATGACTCCAAACTGA